The following nucleotide sequence is from Branchiostoma lanceolatum isolate klBraLanc5 chromosome 18, klBraLanc5.hap2, whole genome shotgun sequence.
ACGTGTTTGGACAAATTTCAAAACTACGCCACTTTCATAATTACACAGATTTCATCCATAACGACCATAGCTATTGAAGAGTACTTTGGATAAAAATTCTATATATGACTATTCAGCAGTTTATGTATTCTTGAAACttccgcagtggttttattttcaggaTTTAACCTTACGACGACCTTTCTACCGCAAATTCATGTCATTGCAAATATGCGTTTTCAAtatatgactactgtactacagtaatATTTCAACCGGGAGCATAAAACACAGCTAAAACTTTCTCAGTTTTCTCTATTACTTCAGATTAAAACCACTACGAAAGTAAAGATTTCACAGTATCACAGTGTATGTAATGATGGCAAGCACTTGGTGAAAGTGACTTCTTTGCAAAACACTTTCTGAATTGCACCGTTTCAACTCAAAAGTCACACAAAGTCGCAAATATTCCACGCAAATATGACTTAGTTTCATAATTGTAACATTGACCACTCACTGAAATAGTCGAAGATATTTTTTAGATTCGTAAatgtttcttttaaaaaatggcATGCATTTAAGTAATATGTTTTATGCATGTCTGAAACTTTCGTgctgattttattttcattgatgGCGTCTGCTCCATTTCCAGAGTGTCCGTAGATGTCCGGTGCCACCTGAATATGCGGTACTTTCCAGCCGACACACAAGTGTGCAGTTTCAACATGGAAAGCTGTAAGTATAAAATTTGTGACATCAGCTAAGTAATATGTTGAATGTAATAGTacgtacttacttacttatcatCTTCGTCCATGGAGAGACATGAGGCCATGACTATTTTTTCTTCCACCTGGGCCTATCCTGTGCCACAGTCTGAGCTGATCGCCAGCCTCCCTGCATGCTTACCCATTGCAATTTTTTAACTTATCAAGGCTAGATTCTCtggctggggggccgtatctgcttggggacagCACCTgctggggccccgtatctgctttaATAgaatcctgtaaccgctgtgcAGGTACGGTCCCCAAACAGATACGACCCCCAGCCAAAGattctggccccgataagttgaaaaatcgccgtgggaaagcctgcaacggaggctaactgATCGCCATATGGATGCCAGATCGTCTGACACTGTTCTCCTCTACGTGGTTTTTGGGTCTTCCTATTTGTTTTAGGTCGCCGTATAGGTATGTTATCCGCTATTCTCAGTACATGGCCAAGCCATTTCAGTCTCCTGCTTGCGATCTCAGAGAAAAGTCTTCACACCCAGTTTTGCTATGTAGTTCTTTATTTGTATCCtaaatgttgtattttcccCACACAGTTGTTGTAGGATGCATATATCTAGTCTATATAGAATGTATCTATCTCTAGCTACCAGTGCATCCTAAAATAAGAAAATTGGTTGCTCCTTTTTTCCACTTCAATGTAATGATCTTGATATCACCGATGTATAACCGTAATATCCCCTATTAATGTTCTACTTTTCGTCTTATACTACAGATTCGCTAACAACAAACGACATCGCGCTGCTGTGGATGGATGGTGAACCTATCAGTGTGGACGATGACGTCAGCATTCCACAGTTTAGTCTCTCCACAGTGAACGTCTCAACAAGCCAACAGATGTTCTCCACAGGTCAGGGTCACAGTTGTCGTTTTAAAACGCATTTAGTCGCATTTAAAACTATTTCGATACTTTGAAACGATGCTTTTGATAATTTGTCAGTTTTGAACGAATGCACAGTGACCTTGTGGTTTGGGTTATTGACTCAGAACCCgaaggtactgagttcgaatccctgagaGGTCCCGATGGTGtccccttgagaaaggcacttaacaacgATTCTCTCACTCAAGTCACTGACAggtaaaatgagtacctagcttcggttagggacgtccctcggaaaggacattaaatggaggtcccgtgttttagaAGAGACATACATCAAGCATGATTGTGAAGAAGTGCCCaccacttatcaaaaagagcgGTGGGGTCCTTCccgttgtgagtggatcaaataaatctgataTGACTTAGATTCATAATGTAACTTTAACCACTCACTTAAATAGTCTAAGACATTTTTTTGGATCCGTAAatgtttcttttaaaaaatggcATACGTTTAAGTAATTTGTTTTATGTATGTCTGAAACTTTCGTGCTGATTTTATCTTTATTAATCGGCGTCTGATGCCCCCTGAATATGCAGTACTTTctgcccggatatgcagcttttattttttagtacaaacctggtatgATATGTCATGAGGCATGTGTGCAATACAAGAGAAAGAAGCGTTTTGATGGCTTTCATAGATTTTTTTTCGATATTTCTGACAAGAGTTCTTGCTTTACCGGCAGGCTCTTACATGAAGCTGGCGGCCTCAGTCGCCTTTCTTCGTCACATGGGTGGCCACGTGACCATGTTCCAACTACCCAGTATCCTCTTGGTCATCTCTTCCTGGATCTCGTTCTGGATTCCCGTGCGTCTTGCGCATGCGCGCATTTTAATCGGCATCCTTCTTCTTCTCGGTCACGTGGCGCTGTCTGCGCTGGCCAGGGCTCTGCTACTATCAAACGTAAGTGTATCGATATTGTTAACTTTTGAAGTGCTGTCATGAGTGTTGTGCCTGTTGCAAGTGGAAAAAGATTATTCGATAAAAAGCAATAAGCATGGTTCCAAATGCACATGTGCAGCCGCGATGCACTGTGGTCTAAGTTTACGTCTAAGTGGCCTAGACGAGTTTGCAGCGTTCCACGTTGGTGTGTGTTCTCTTGTGGGTTGTCTTTACTTTCAAGCTCAATATAACAATATCCTGTGGAGCCTGAACTTTGTGCACTTTGAATATCACGTGATCTGATTGCAAATAAGCATCTCCGAAGACAAAAAGCATTACACGTGAATTGTCTTCATTTGTCTAAGGTATTGCTTTAAGTAAGCTACAAATATATCATATTAACAAAAGTCTAATAAAACTTTCTGAAATGTACCCAGGTCGCCTACATGACGCTTTTGGACATATGGATGGCCATCGATACTACGTTAATCTTCTTCGCCCTTCTCGAGACCGTTGCTGTCGTCTTCTTTCACCGCAGCCACGACCAAATGTCTTCGGACGACGGCGTGGCCAGGCCCGATGGCGGTGCGGAGACCATCCCGATGACTGACTTTGTGAAGCCCGAACACGCCGCGACAGGACGGAAACTCGGGGGCATGTCGGGAAGAATGGACCTCATCTCCCGTATTGCCTTTCCGGTGTTGTACTttctcattaacataatctactGGCCGTACCTCTCTTCTCTTCAGTAGACTCATTCAATAATAGGGTGCTAGACCCAGAGCGGGTCGGCAGTCAATTTCTTCGGCAGCCCAAGACAGTATGCCCGCTGATGTAAGTTAGCGTTCCGGAGGGGAGTTGTAGCCAAAGGCACTTTGACCGACCCTAGGGCGCGCCGACTAAAACTCCCTCGCGCTAAAACTCCCCGGAGCGCTGATTTAGATCCGGCGGGCATACTGCATTGACCCGCCGAAGTAACCGGCTGTCGGCCCGCGTTaatctggtacccaggctagtaaCAGGTGCATGTGGCTATAATATGTTAGTATCAACGTGGTCTTTCTAACAATAGCTGCAAGTCAATAGACGTAAGACAATACCATTGGATAATCTACCATTTATCAACGTTTACCCTTTTAATGCCCTTTtgccattttgtttcttgtatACTAGATCTTCGGAAACCTTTTTAGCTGACATATAAGATTTGTAAGCAGCTTAATATGTTAATTCCTGgacattaaacaaacaaacgtagggcatacaaaatacatgaaatGCCTGTTTGCATCTATTCACTGTATTGTATGAAACAGGGCATTTTGAAAAGCAGCCAAATGTAAAGCAAAAGATGTGTTTGTGGCAAATTTACCTGCATAGAGGCAGAAAATCGCAATCTAGTCGCTAGGCGACGGATAGACCAAAACAATCCTTCCATATTTGATTCTATCTTAAACAGTGTCCTGTAGTTTTACATTCAATATTGATTTGATATTTCTACGTAACGCTACTCGTATTATTAAGCTATGTTTCCCAATGCATAATGCAATACGCATCGCAAATTATATCGTTATTTTAACTTACAATTACTATGGCATGATCGTCAATTTTTAATAAACTTGTACTCATATTCAAGAATCGTCAATTTTTAATAAACTTGTACTCATATTGAGGACATCATTACAATACCTATCATTAAACATTATAACTTCATATCTATGTGGTATTTTTCTTATTCATATATGGTGTCCATATATGTTTATTATATAAGCTGACAAACGGTCAGGTAATAGTCCAAAGTTGCTGTTAATCGGATAagatctcaaagcagatgttggggtgaaagatcttTTATGTTTATGCGGGACgaccgggcttctctgacagtcacTTACTCCATGTAAAGCAGATTAACAATTAAACATCCAAAGGGAAAACGGATAATGTCCACATGTATGCATACTGGAAACGTACAAGAGCtgatgtatacatgaatgtaggcggCGCCTCTATGGGcggtgttacatgggctcctcgcagaaaaaaatgtttttttttttaacttgttACACCGTGTATGAGAAATGATAAAAGAACACGATTCATTAACGATCGTGACACGGCATGGTTCCACAAATATGTTTTAATCTTGAAGTAGTTCCAGGAAGCTATTGACAACGAGTGAAGTACTATCAttacattttactttttttcaaaatttacagccATACAAAGTCAAAGGAACATTCGATTGTTCTACCAGACAATTGTTTTGTTGCATAATATTGACATCATATCTTTTCAGCCCCATCATTCTTCACATCTGGTATTATTTTTTCGAACAAGTATGTTGGCATATACATAAAAGGTACAGATATATCAATACACGTAAAGGGGTGATTcgtagcctccaagcaggcccaatggattgcaaagaccgtatccaactggaagaaggagcttgatacggtcttcgcaacctaaagatctgcttggagattgggtGATTCGTGGATTAAAAGGCTTGATCAAGCACTTATGGTATCTTTGTAAAATTGCTCGCAATTATTTAACATTGCGCACATCTTTCTCGATCTGTATGTTCGAGTAATATCATTGGTGGGAAGCAATACTTATGCCCTCGTCACGAGCTTGAGCTACATGCACGAAAGGAGAAGGAGGTGATGGTAAGGAGGATAACGGTtctaagtacgcatgtgcagctTAATGCATTCTGGGTAATATCTTAAAGGTGTAGGCCCCTGAGACACGAAGGaaacacatctggacattgTAAAGCAGCTCGAGACCATagtcgagacaagaactgtttataaGTAAGGGCCTTAATATTTTACATATTAGCCACAATACATGTTGCTGCGCATGCGCACCTATAATGGCAAATCTCCTTATCATATAATCATTGTCATTGTAAacttatcaaatatcaaagtttAACATTCATGGTGAAACATTGAACAAGGGTAATCGCTACTAGATATACTGTAACCAACGATGATATGTTGTAGACAACAGCCTACATTGTTTATTACTATTCTTAAAGAAGATATTTCAAAGAAAGGTAACGATCGGCCAACAATGTCATTGAAATCTATCCACAACAGTGATAAACATAAACAATACATTGTCAACTTCCCTCTTTATTGTTTTCAACAGTAACTTATACTATCCACCACTATTTCAAGTTAGTTAACGCAGGGATTTGGACCTTGCCACGGTATATCGTTATCATCCTTCTTTTAATGTACAAAAATTCACTTCTTATTAGCCTAGATACATGATAACACCCCAACAGCATTGTTTCATTTCTTACAATCCTATCCAATATGGACGTATTGCAATTGCTTCTGCAAAATAGCCAGCCACACCTAAGCTTTCATTATTTCGCAAATATTGTAGGTTACAAAATTTGACGAAATCAGTTATGAAACTATGTGCCTGACgttatttttgtaaattttgatgAATTATAGTGCTTTTACAATTTTTCTTCCCGTCCCAACTTCTCTTTGGTATCCCAGTCGGTAAGCAGCCTGTTACACCATAAAATCCAAATTTCCAACGTCCAAtttcaatatacaatatacaagcaAGCCGCTGTGTTTTCAAATGTATCAAACATACTGGTTAGCTGTAAAGTAATGTTACTGTGGCACATTCTATAGAAAATTATCATGGCGGACGTTTTGGTTACTCCTAAGATACCTTCCCGGGGCGTGAATGAGCTTTACTACTACTTCTTGCCGCATGGTGGCAATGCGGCaaagatgcgttcccaaacatgactgagtgcATACCCTGCTCCGTCAGCTGTTTTTGCCGGAGCCTtccttgattaaaaaaaaaaagcgaaGAGCGCAGAACTAGAAGCTATGGCACTTCTTATAGCTATTGCCTCCGATCAATGAGCGTGTAACTGGTAAGTATTACCCTCAACTGACTACGAGACTAGTTTCGTTACGCGAACGTTTGCCGTTACAAGAGTTTCAACGGTGTCTCCAGCATTCAAAACAAAACTACCGCCATCTGCTTTTCCCAGCATTCCAAGCGACACGTCCAAATATAGAGCACAGCTCTAAAGTATGCGAGCTACAATGTTGTGCATTTGAAGTTTTCAGGTCCGTTCAGGTTATTTCTGGAATCTCTGTCGATGATGCTTGAGGGGACGGTGCTGGGTTTGGGAGGGAACTCCACAGTAGTGGTGACCTGCACGTTCCCGTTCTCCCTCCGGTGGATTTCCACTAGGGTGTCCGCTGTCTCGTTTCTCGATGGCTGTCTCCTTTTTCTACAAGTGAACTGAAAAGTTGATAGGCATTAGCAATAACACGCCAGTTGTATCCTACATCTACATACAGAATATAGAAATCAACATTTTATATCATAAATAGCGTAAAACAAGTAGATATCCTACATTTTGCATGCTCAAGTCACATGCGAAGTCACACAAAGCTAGCTCCACACTAGTCCCAATACACGCATTCTCGCGAGAATCTTTCTCGCGAGAGGTCAATACAAGCAAGCTACGTCATTTTAACAACATAGGCCGGGAGCAGTACGCATGCGCTTTTACGGTGTTGCTTGCCCTCTGTGTTGCCCCGTAATAGAATGCGAGAAAATGTCTCTACTATCTTACCATCTTCCAATCGTAGTCTCCTCCTTTTCGCATATAGACCAAGATTTCCACAAAGCAGATAGATACAGACAGTAGCGTCCCAAGCATCAGGACATAGAAGACGCCTGCGAAGCTGTCCAAGCCGAGCTCCGTGGCCACAGTCTTGGTGTGAGACGTGGAGAGAGAACACTTGCCCAACTTCGGCCACCACTTGTCCTTCAGCCTTTCCAGAATTCCGTTCTCCTGAAGCTGTAGAATGCTGTAAAACAGAAATGGTGATAGCGATGTAATTAAGCGAGTGTCACACTGGACCGACGCATCGTGCCTGTTTGCGCCAAATTACGCCCCGCATTCGTAAACTGGCGCGGATGTTGAAAAATGGCACAAAGTGGCACAATCTACATGTTTTATGATATCTTACCTATGTTGCACCATGTATCATCTGTGAACATCCTTTATCGTTACACATCTCTGTACTATGCATCTTCCACCATTGTGCATTGGTTTTTGATTTAGCTGCTTTTTGACTTAGCttcaacactgcgatttccaatagcCTGCTCATTTGGGCTTCATACGCAAATGTGTCGCAGGTCGTAGGACCTTGAAGGAAAATTTTCACAAAGTCGCAAAGTTAGCGCACGTTTCGGCGATTTAAGCACTGTCCAGTGAGATAACAACTCTACAACGCTTTTATGAAATATCCTGATTATTAATATTACACAGTTTACAATCAACGTTCAACAGGAATGGTATCCCCGGTGTCGAATAACAATTTGATTTTCAGTCTACAACATGTGTTATCTTTGAGACTTTGTGACCAGCTTCAAGGTGAACATTTTGGGGGTATAGGTCACGCAAAGGAACCAATACAttaccatgtacatgtgtaatgtagGCTAAGCTAATGCAATTAGTCTGCATgttaatacatttttgtaaattcAGTCCAAgacgattttttttaaagaaatttaccCGAAAGAGAAGTCCTCTCTGTAAGGTGACCCTTGCTGGAGAGCTATTCCATAACCCCTTTCGTAGAAGTGGCTCTCTGACGTCATCAGACTGCAGGTGGGGTCGTTGAGCGCGATGTGTTCGATAATGGCGACGTCCCACAGGAACGCGTAGTTTCCCTCTCGGACTTTTTCAAAACCTGATCATAGCAGGAATTAAAGAAAGAATgttttacttttgggaccgcatctgtaaacAGCGACACCTACAGCTGCAGTTCAaaatgaaccagtcagtattgcctcAAGGAAGGTGaaagacggtcaccgaaacgtagGTTGAATAAAACGTTTGAAGAGTTTTTCCGtcaagaaagaaagatatcttTAATATGCGAAATATGCAATCATTTAAGCTTTACGTAAAAGGTTAATGCATTTCTCTGCATTCATTGTGTCGTCAGATGTTAGGTCgaaatataatatgatattgtttttgcaTGAAAACAACAGGAGTCTAACAACGATTGCTCCTTATTTGATATAAATAGTTCATCCACACTTTAATTTTATAGACACTGATGTTGCAGCCAAGTCACACGTATCATGGCACAAACTTGTAGCCTTTAATAATTGATATGGATTGTCGTGATGACAAGAGTTTTAAGTTTTTATCTATATCTGTGTATCAGTGCTAACCTTCATCGGCCGTCTCCACAAACGTGGGCGGGTCGCTGCCGTTCATGAACCGCCACATCTTCTGGTAGACGTCGATGTCAGACGACTGCAACGTAGTCGTCAGGCTGGTGtcactaaagaaaaaaaattctaatttcATTGATAACCTTCAAGGTCTTGTATTCATTCGCTTAACTATCAGAATGAAAAGATGCTGTCGGCTGAATTTTCAATGGACTTAACATCATATATTGTGTGTGAACGTTTACCTTGAGACATCAAAAGACCCAGGTTCCAAACACCTACCTAACCGTTCCGTACAGTATTCCTGTTTGCTATGCCTATTGGTCGATAGAATTGACCGGTGGCTCAGGCCGAGTGGCCATGAAAAAGTTAATACGACATGTTTGCCCAGCTAAAGCCAAAAGACCCATGTTTTATCCACCTAACCGTTCCGTACGGTAAGACCGTTTGCGACGCCAGTTGGTCTATAGACTTGATCAGCGTCTCCAATGTGTGACCGCAGAAAAAGCCAATACGACATGTTTGCCCAGTTTAGGTCAAGGACCTACCTGACCGTTCCGTACGGTAAGACCGTTTGGGATGCCAGTTGGTCGATAGACTTGATCGGTGTCTCCATCCGGGTGACCGTGAGGAAGGCTGCCAGGTTGGCGGTGTAGGTGGAGATGATGATGAGGCAGAACAGCCACCAGAAGCCGCTCAAGAGCCTGCAGGAAAAGGACTGTGGGCTCCAGTCCCAACCTGTGGGTTTGAGGTACGAGGTAGACCGTGCAGTTCGTATTCAAACCACTAGATGGCACAACGACACTGCTCTGCGAATACACGTAATGGCTTACGAGGGAGTATACAACTGTGCGTCGTATATAATCAATgatgagtggtccgcaacatcagcttgtctgcctggcgttgcaatttttgataaaagTTAAGAATACGTAGTATGGATAATCGTATGAAATAAAACTTCTGGTTTTTGCATCTTTCGTTAGGGGTTAGCATGTGATTTAAGGAGAAGTTGTTTGGGTTTtgtccccctagcagcttactctagaactgcaggggagtATGGTTACCGGGCTTGATATTCAGTAGGTTTTCTTTCGTTGTGTAAATAGAGTGGTCTACTCACCTTGCTGCACTAACGAACTGTAGATGAACCAGAAGCTGTCCTTGAGTTTGACTCCTGGCGTCTCGTTCCCATTCTCGCTGTACAGGAGGTGCGGTGTGATGCGGTCGAGCACGAACAGCACGGTCCCCACAGTAAACAGCGCCCCTACGATGCATCCCCACACGTACACACTGAACGGTCCTGCACAGAATCGGCAGAGGGCGCTCATGAGcaacaaatactagtaattaAAGTGCCGTCCCCACAGTGAACAGCGCCCCCACGATGCACCCCCACACGTACACACTGAGCGGTCCTGCACAGAATCGGCAGGTGGCGCTCATGAGCAACAAATACTATTAATTAAAGTGCCGCCCCCACGGTGAACAGCGCCCCCCATAATGCACCCCACACGTAAACACTGAACGGTCCTGCACAGAATCGGCAGGGGGCGCTCATGAGCAACAAATAGTAGTAATTAAAGTGCCGCCCCCACAGTGAACAGCGCCCCCACGATGCACCCTCACACGTACACACTGAACGGTCCTGCACAGAATCGGCAGGGGGCGCTCATGAgcatcaaatactagtaactaAAGTGCCGTCCCCACAGTGAACAGCGCCCCCACGATGCACCCCCACACGTACACACTGAGCGGTCCTGCACAGAATCGGCAGGGGGCGCTCATGAGcaacaaatactagtaattaAAGTGACGTCCCCACGGTGAACAGCCCCACACGTACAGACTGAACGGTCTTGCAAAAATTCGACAGGGGGCGCTAATTGACACCAAAATAATTAAAGTGCCAACTGACAACAGTACCCTACAATACTCCCCACGTGTACACACTGAACAGTCCTGCACAGTATCGATAGGGGTACTCATGAGCAACAAAACAATTAAAGTGCCGTCCACAAAGTAAACTTCAGCCCCACGATACACTCTGTTGTGTCCAGAATCTCTCCTTATCCCAAAGTTGCTCTGAAGCACTTACGGGTTATCCAGAACATGTCGCGAGCAAGACGGCAGGTCCTGGATGTCCAGACTGTGCTTATGCGGAGCACATCCTGGATAAGCAAGGGTGTCTATCCAGAACGTGCTCATGTTTTAGGAGGCGGAGACTATCTTGCATGTGATTATCGCGGTCAGAAGGCCTTAAGACCACCATCTTTGCTTTCCCCGTGACCACATCTACACACTGAACAGTCCTCAAACTCGACAGGGGGCGCTTGTGAGCAATTCACCACGGGCAcagtcgtacgatcgtcgtgcaATCATAAATCAAGGGCATTTTTAAGAAAGTTGTGCGTGAATCGTATGAAATCCATCTGCCTTGTTACGGAAAAGTTTTCTAAgttccttgtcggcggttgttTATCTCATTGCCCGCAAATTCCAAGATATCTAAATCGTGCGAGGAATGTGAAAGCGCCGTAACCATTCCATCGGCCGTTTTAAATCGTTCGAAATCATTGCCAGTAGTTTCGCCGTACTACCAGCGTAGTAATTGTAATGCCAGTGCCACTATATTGATAGCTAGCTTGGAGTTCAATCTCCTAGGAAGAAGATATAGAAGTGCTAGCGTACACAAATATAAATTCCACATGCATGTTATCGTAAGAAAATGACGTTCAACGAAAACCACAAAACTGAAGTACCTAAACGATGGAGATGTACAACAATACTTAAAAACTAACGATTTCATAAAAGGGTTCATCAATAGATAAATGTACATTGTCATTGGTTAAACAAGAGTTAGttacttacttatcctcttcgtccctaaacttaaagttaaactatGTTTTGCCATATATGTTAACGAATTCGTGTTGGTGTGCGCGGCGTACTATCTTATGATAAGATGCTAGGCGTGAAGCGTGACAGAGATGAAATAAAGGCAAGCGATGACACAGATCTAAAGCGCACAGGTACAGTCACCATGTTCGTAATTTGGCAATTACTCAAATCATACGTGCACATTTTAAGAGAGAAAGCAAGAAAGAGCTTCAGTATGGTCATGACCCAAAGAAAGATTACCAAACTGAGCCTCTATATAGTTTTTTTAGTCTGTTGAATATTTatcatatctaaaaaaaaatccactgaCAGAGGCTCGCCA
It contains:
- the LOC136424091 gene encoding glycine receptor subunit alpha-2-like — translated: MRPGYGGDRPVEVKVSMHINDVVMDGFKPVLTLTMYVRQYWQDDRLSFQNNDSMPGRPISLSGEDIGLIWTPDLFFSNLVDGFVQDIFKDNVMIRISPNGRVLSSQRVSVDVRCHLNMRYFPADTQVCSFNMESYSLTTNDIALLWMDGEPISVDDDVSIPQFSLSTVNVSTSQQMFSTGSYMKLAASVAFLRHMGGHVTMFQLPSILLVISSWISFWIPVRLAHARILIGILLLLGHVALSALARALLLSNVAYMTLLDIWMAIDTTLIFFALLETVAVVFFHRSHDQMSSDDGVARPDGGAETIPMTDFVKPEHAATGRKLGGMSGRMDLISRIAFPVLYFLINIIYWPYLSSLQ